Genomic segment of Benincasa hispida cultivar B227 chromosome 1, ASM972705v1, whole genome shotgun sequence:
GTAATGAGCCACAATTGCAAACGTAATTAGATTGCTTTTGATCATgttaatttagaattataaatCTATCACATTATCGTATAGAGTCAAACAGTAACAGTATATGTGACAAATTCATGATTATCATGTTGTAACAGTAACAATAATGGTAACCTTTACGATATAGTATATTTTCCAAACGTAATTAACTTGAGCACCTCGATGATCAACcaatttttttgttcttttttcttttttacagaGGTGGAAGTGGACCTCAAATGTCAGTATAAGTACGAAACACAAGTAATCAAACGAGACTCATTTTTCATATtaccattaatttattatatttttactgCGGTAAACATGACCTtactttataataataataataatgtcacTATTCGATTGGTTTGTTTTCCTTATGGGTTTGGATTTAGTAGAAGAAAACATGCTAACTGGGTGAGTATTGATCAGAGGCCTGCAAAGAGTAAGCTCGGTAGAGGGGAGCAAATGGGCCACTAACCCAATTGCATCCCCTCCATGGGCCTAattaagtctctactattattTTAACTAATAGTTTCTAGCCCTTTTTGCCTCAAATTTACCATTCAAGTCAATTTGAAAGATTTAAGTAATTAATATTTcacaatttttctaaaatttaataatatttaataaatatatttaaacatttttaaccTTTCCATATATTCTCtttcatcttttaattttttaatattttaaatttaaaaatatatcatttctgaattgaattttatttggtTGAGATGTCACTAATTACATTGTCTCTCatcaatcagttttgcaaatatttaattattttcttattagagtcattttttaattttgaatttgtttttgttatttattgattttgattgatATTCATCTAAAacataatatttcaaattaatgtttTCTTCGTTTCAagatattttgtttattttctttcatatttctAACTGAAAATGGATCACCTCTCAAGTATATGTCGAATATATTGGAAGATGTaaatatacatcacatatatTCTTTTGTATATAAGATGATATGATATACAAATTGTCTTGTTCATACATTTATCAAATATACCTTGGTTTGTTTATAGAAAATgcaaatatataatgttgtatatatcaaatatattttgttttttcattcGAAGCTTCTTGTTGATTATTGCTCTCATTTATGGGAcgattttttaatatttgaaaaaacttTTCTTGCTTATAtaggttttgaaaaaaaactattttgaaaagTTCACGACCgcaataaatttcatttacatgtTTCTTCTGATATTTATATAACTATGtatgtttctttaaaaaaattaatagtaaCGAGGGTTGAAAAGATTAATTGAGCCAtatttttgtgtaaaataataaaaaatttaaaaaattgtataatttaacctatttatttagattatatgGGTAGAAAATCCTTTTTCAGTCTTTTTATCTCATAGATTCAAAATGACTTATAAGTTCTAacaactatttttatttttatttttaaattgtaatAATTATGTATGTGCCTTCTAAATTCAAAATGAGTCAAAAGTATTATGTGCAATGGGTGCGGTAATATGTTTTGAAGCGAAGGTTTTGATAAAACAAATCTCAATATTGAGAATATACAAATAATCatgttaaaataccattttgtttGACATATTTTTAGACTATACAGAGAACTTTTTCTTCATTATctacatttttattataaatttcgACCAGATatttacatattatattttattacataaaaattatcgctacaatttaattaatattagtaATGATTTACGTGCAATACACGTGTTTATGACctttatagtttattattcaaTTGTGTAACCATCCATACACAAACAATTAATAGACATCTAAATTCGAAGAGTCGTATCCCAAAGATCGAAGGCTATCAACAGACTTCTAAACTCGAATAATCATACTTTTATACATGGATAAAGATGTACTTCTATTGTCCTAACATCGCTCAACCGGAATGAAGCGAAGAGTTGTACTCTAAGGACAAGGTTgttatttacttaaaaaaaaatagaggcaaAAAGTAAATGTAAACGTTCTCTAATTATCTCATTtaatatagtatataaatataaagaaattaattttgagaaacTGAATTGAAAGAATCTCAATTATATTTTAACAAAGTAATTACCATTATGtgggaaaataaaaaatgataataataataactttgtCTGTGTCGGTCTCTCagttaaaaaaaaggaaaaaggaaaataatgaaaatttgaaatcaatttggATTTCAAGCAATAGACGTCCCGCCTCTGTGGTGGAAGGAAAGAAGCATTGGCGTTGATCTTACGCTCAAAAATCCCCAATTTCCAAAAACcctaatcttttgttctctctctcatcatctccatctttttccCTCTACATTCGCAGTTTCTAATCCGGATCCTTCGGTTTCAATCCGCCGCAGCACTCTCTTCTCCTTATTCTTCGCACTCCCTTTCGTTTTCCTGCTGAGTTTCAGAACACAATGAGGAAAGGTACTAAAAGAAAAGCAACTCGAAAGGAGCAGGATAAACCTGCGGAACCTAAGCCCAAGGAAGCTCCATCTCGGGCCAAGCGGACCAAGCTTCCCAAACCCGAATCTGAACCCGAGTACTTTGAGGACAAGCGTAACTTGGTATTCTACATTCTGCCTACACCATTTCTTGAGTCTTTCGTAGTTTTGGTTGTTATTTTATGggattttctttaatttcctgCCTGGGTCGTGGGTTTCCACTGTCATGAATTATCCTATTCTCCACttgctttttttctttcatgGGAAATTGAGTAGGAAGAATGTTGGATGTGCCCAAGTACTGTTGTGGATGCTTGTAGGAGGAATTTGTGTGTGTGGTTTCATTTGCTCTTATGGGTTTCTTGAATGATTTAGTGCTCGAAAGTACTCAGCTTCAATCAACTTCTATCTTTTGCTTcgttaatgatttctttaatTCGGAAATGATGTTTGGATTTTTGTAGCAAATTTTTGGAATAAAATGCTTGTTTTTAGTAAGTTTGACTTTACCTGCATTCGTGATGTTTTTGGGAATTTTGGCTGAATGTGGTTTGccaattaatattttcttttgatttacTTACAAATAGCAATTACTGAATGCAGGAAGATCTGTGGAAAGCAGCATTTCCTGTTGGGACAGAGGTCTGGTGTAAACGACGGTGCTTGTTTCTTCTTGTCAGTAGTCTTGTTGTTCTGTTACTAATACATTTACATGGTCTTTTTATTTCAGTGGGATCAATTGGACTCGGTTTATCAATTCAACTGGAATTTCTCAAATCTTGAAGTGAGTTTGATAATCTCTCATAGTCCAATATTGGTTGGTTCTTTTAATTTATGTTGGATGTGAATTTATTGGAGTGGGTGATATAACATTTGCAATTATTGTCAGGATGCGTTTGAAGAGGGAGGAAAGTTGTATGGCGAGAAGGTTTATCTATTTGGTTGTACAGAGCGTAAGTAGCTTTACTAaaattcttatattatatgttacaAACATATACAAGATAATTTTATTAATGTCTACCATGTTGTTCCAACCCCATTCAAAAGTTTACTCTCCTTACCTTTCTTTTTGTAGTCTATTTATGTCGATTCCTGTTTGTGCAGCTCAATTGGTTCCTTTCAAGGGAGAAAATAAAGTTATATGCATACCTGTTGTGGTGGCTGTAAGTCATTatatttctattaatttttttatggtgttgattgtttattgtttttatgCATAATACATACGCGAAATCTTCTTGAAGTGACTAGTTAGTGGGGTTTTGTTCTAGGTGTTAAGAAGGTCTTAGAACTTTtgcattttcaattttctttttcattgtaCATTTTATGTTACAATATTTATCTTTTCCTTTATGCAATGTCTGTGGCCTTTTGCATTTGTCGTGCCAAGATATAGTTTCTCTTAGTAGCGATGTTAATTCCGTGACAACATATAAAGAAAATGGAATACCATATTGAAAGATGTTATCAGTTGACTTTTACTTTTCTCATTTATTAACATCCACCGTATTACCATGGAATTTAATTCCTACAGCTATTTGTTTTTATGATTCTACAGGTTGCATCTCCTTTCCCACCTTCTGATAAAATTGGCATCAATTCTGTTCAAAGAGAGGCTGAAGAGATAGTTCCCATGAAACAGATGAAAATGGACTGGGTTCCTTATATTCCTCTGGAGAAAAGGTcttaatttgtgattttttcATAGCATCTTTTAGATTCTAACTAAGTTTTATAATTGACCATGCAATCCAATTCTTCTTCAGAGATAGCAGAGTTGATAAATTAAAATCTCAAATATTCATCCTCAGTTGCACTCAGAGAAGGTACAAATATGAGAATGACTTTCCACTtcccatttatttattatttttgaaatgCCACTTCAACAAAAATTTGTTTATTGCTCACCTTTAATTGTTCTTATTTATAAATGGCTTGATGCTTGCGCAATTGTTTTTGCAGAGCTGCTTTGAAGCATTTGAAAATAGATCGTGTCAAGAAATATGAGTATTGCTTACCCTGTAAGTTCATCGATCAATTTGGTTGCTAATATCATGATTGATAATTTATTGGATGAGAGGGGAAGAGCTGAAAGTTCATGTGAAGAGAGTGAAATACCTTCTTGAGAGGAAAACTGATCTCTAGCTGTAATTTTCCACCAACACATTCTGCTGATTTTTAATGTCATCTAGATAATCTGATTAGTGGTTATCATCTAGATAATCTAAGTCTATACAAGTTTGTCATATCCATATctcatacttttttttcttccttctggCAGATTTTTACCAACCCTTTAAGGAAGACGAATTTGAACAAAGCACCGAGGTTCCAATTATTTTTCCAGCCGACCCAAAGCCAGTAAGCTTTTAATCCACGCTGTTTTAAAAAAGGGCTCATGAATGCATAGTGTATAGGGAAGAGATTAGTTGAGCATCTTATTCACAATCTGAAATTTATATGCTCATATTTTCAGATTTTGATGCCCATTTGGATTAGGATGATCATGCAGGGGAACTGCAAATCTATATGTAAGTTTAACTCTTTTGTTATCTGCAGGTTTTCTGTGAGTTTGATTGGGGATTTGATGAACTCGAGGTACAAGATATTAATTCAAATGACTGTCTTAATTGTTATCTTTTAATAACTTAGGTTGCTGGTCGTTTCTGAAAGTTCTCTTTAAGGGAAATTTCCCTAGAGTTTTATCTTTATGCTTTGTTTTCACGTATGTTCAGGAGTTCACGGATAAGTTGATTGAGGATGAAGAATTATCGGAAAATCAAAAGGATGCCTTCAAGGTAATAGTTTGTCGAGTGTTGTAGCCACATTACTGCTATTTATCTTTATAAAAACTTACCTGATGACAGTTCTCGATTAATAGGATTTTGTAAGGGAGAAAGTTAGAGAGGCCAAGAAAGCTAATAGAGAGGTAAACGTTGTTAGTCATATCGTTGTGATTCTGTTTGTAATAAGTTACAATTGCATTCAGATCTTATCCGATCTTCTTCCAGGCTAGGGAAGCACGGAATAAAGCCATTGAGGAAATGAGCAAAGAAACTAAAGAAGCATTTGAGAAGATGAAATTTTACAAGTTTTACCCTGTACAAACACCTGATACACCCGATATATCCAACGTTAAGGTAAGATTAAATCTTGCTTTAAGCCTCTTGGCCAATGAAGAGTGAAAAAGTCTGATCTTGAACTGCATTTTTATAAATCTCATTCTTATTTACCAACTATGGGTAAGATTTGAGAGCTTCCCAAAACCCAAACTGATGGAAgatgattaaaaatttaaaactttacTCCTTATCAGCTGACAATCCCTAAGTACTCTCCCTAGCTCACGCATCACGTACATCATAAGCCTCTAGCTATGAATTTGATACCTCTTTAATTAACTTGTAATCCAGGTGCTTTCCCTCCATGCTCATTTAAGCttatacacatttacaatctcGAGCGTGAGTTGAGCTAGTGGTCAATATATGTTCATGCAAATAATAAATGAGTCAAAAGGAAAAGAGTTAAAGCTATGATGCCCATTTACTTAGGATTTCATTCTGAGAATTTTTTTTGCTAGTTTTAATGTGAGATTAGTGGGCCTAAAAATTGATAAATATGAAAACGAATGTGTATGTCTTAAAAGTTGAAGATTGGAACTCTACCCCATTATTTCAACGATACATTCTTGAAAATCTCAATGAGTAATTTCCTCTCACAAGGATTTGCCTGCATTTTCTGCAATGCAAGCTAACATTTTAGGCTTTCCAGGCTCCATTTATAAATAGGTACTATGGAAAAGCTCATGAAGTTCTGTGATATCTCATACCATGGCTGGCACAAGATAGAAATTGATATGAAGCTCCTTTCTGGTCCACATTTTGCTCAACATTTGAAGGTACAGCTTCTTTTATGCCGAAAATGATGATGCCAATGCCTTTCGACTTTTCATTGATTTAGCAAGAAGAAATGATGGGATCTAGAACAATACCCACCAAAATCTGGATAGGCCGCTGTACTATTTAGGCTCATGCTTTTTTTCTTCAATcgttttttcttcctttttctacATTTCACGTTTCTTTTAGCAAACAAAAGGACTTAGAATCTCACTCACCTCAGTTGGGATATCTTGGTGTAATTCTGTTAATTATTCCATCAGTTCAGTTTTGTATAACCATAGTTTGAGTTCTACAACCCTCCAAGAACGAACCTGTTCTTCACTGCAATTGGTTTTTGAAggatatatatattgattacAACCTCCAAGAACAAATTCTTCCATAAGTTTGTGTTGTTTTCTTTGATTCCTTCCTTACAACCTCAAAGCTAtctatggattaaaacaagtaTTGGATACATGGTATGATAATCTCAAAGATTCTTATTGAGGGAGGATTTGAGAAAGCATGTCAACTTACCTATCGTAACTCGATAACGTATGTCCTTTTATCTTATTGTATATTTAGATGATATGATTCTTACTGAGATCGACTTGAAAACGACAGTCTTGTCATCAAATTAGATGTAGCATTCTCTTGCAAATGTTATTTAGATCGTCTATGTTGCTTCTTAAATGTCCAAATGCATGTAATATAGttgtcttttgttttttgtttttttgtttttttttttaaactgcAACCTCAAGTATTTGCCGTtagatttataatatatgacgATATATTATTTGCATTTTAGAAACTAGTTGGTTTGTTCAACGTCCAACGTTCAAAAGAATGATGAGATATCTCTGGCTACCGAGAAGGAACCCCTTTTCCAATCTTTATATTCAACCAATTGACCTATCACTACCACTTCGAGAGATCTATAGAATATATAAGTGAATGATGACATTATAATGTTTTAGATTGAACAAAATGCAAGATTGTGCAAGCTTAGATTAGATATAGAATAATGTTGTATCAAATATTTTTGAGTTTCAATTGCATCTTAATATAACAATATGAGAGAAAATGATGAGTTATATTCACGTTTGCATGCACTATAAAACACTTGCTCTTTATTTTCCTTAAAATGATATTACGGACAATTTATAATCTTATACAACGTCATTGATGTTTTGATTAGTTAAATGAACAATTATAAATGTGTGGAGAATATTTGAAAAGAATTATGTGGTCAAACTACCATATATTCCATCATCCTTCATAACCAGATAACTAAAGCAAAAACCAAGCAAGTACCTCGAGACcaagaaattaattttgatagcATAATATATTATGACAAATACTACTCTTACTTTAAAGTATTCACATAGATTCAAATCCCACATCCATCACTTTTataaccccccccccccccccaaaaaaaaaaaaaaaaaccaataaaataatatttctctCCCTTCTAAAGCCCATAAACTAACTCATAAAACCCTACATAAAAATGTATTAAGACTATAATGataaaatctccttaatttaatctaaaaatGACATCGAAATTcgacccaaaaaagaaaaaaaaaaaaaaaaaaaaccttgaatAGCATCAGAAAATCTCGATTTTTTCCCCTCTCTTTCTGTAGTTCGTGTTTATgagttaaaattataattttggtCTAGAAAAAATTGGAATTTACCTAGTATAGtttgaaatttagaatttaaaactttattttatgaaaattttaaccAAATCAAAGTTCTATCGATATGAAATTGTAATTTTAATACGTAAGGACTTAATTCTAAATTtctagattaaatttataattcaacCATTGAAATCACCAACCAGAGCTCTGTTGAAGATGAGCCGCCATAGCTCGAGCTCGATTCCCTTCTCCATTTTCATGGACTCCATTAATATTGAAACCCCTCAAACTTTCACCAAATCCAACGCCATCGATTATATTGAAACTCTTCTGATTCccctgattttgattttgattcccCAATGAATAAAACCCAGAATTGAAATTCTGAAAATCCATCACCGAATTCGCCGATTTCCCACTAATAATCTGTTCGGCGGCGGATTTCGCCGGAGACAGGGAGGGATCGTCCTGTCTAGCTAAAGAATGTTTCTCTTCCTCTGTTTCTCTGTATTTGTTGAGATACATCTTCAAAGGGCCGACGTAATTTTCGAATCCCAAAGTAGTCATCGCCCACAGCAAATCGTCTCCGTTGATCGTCTTTCGTTTTTCCCTTTGGCACTTGTCGGAGGCTTCGCCGGTGATGAAGCTGATGAACTCCGACACACATTCCTGGACGGTCTCTTTCGcttcttttgagattttggcGTTCGCCGGAAGAGATTTTTTCATGATTCGGCTCACGTTTGCGATCGGGAGGAACCTGTCCTGTTCTTTTGTGGAGCTATCGGAGATGTTGCCGGAGGTGGGACTGCCGACGGGGCTGACCGCGGCGGCGGCTGTGGTGGTGAAGTTTCGTTTGTGGCCGCTCATGGCAGAGGGGTTGGCCGGAAAGTGAAGGCGGAGCGGAGAGAGGAGGGGAATTCGGGTGGAAATTTGTGGTGGTGGAAAGTGGGTGTGTGGTGGGGAAtttaaaggagaagaagagaggagaaaTTAAATCAAAGAGGAAAGGCGGTTTGATTTTGACAGAAAAAGggaaaatgagagagaaaataaataaacaaacaaataaataaataaataatgaaatgaaataaattattgGTGATTAGAATAATGGCAAAGAATGGTCTTCCAAGAGGTGGAATCTTGGTAGTATAAGGAACATATATAGTTTCTTTTTTAactgtttttaaatattgaaaaacgttaaaaaatattttttaaaatatatagtgatagatattgataaatATTTATTAGTATCTATTGTAATTTATCGTCACTCATAGATGTTTATTAAtgtcattgatagacaatgatattttgctatatttgaaaatatttttagtattttttttttttatctaaaatacttattttttaataataataataataaaattattatttgggtttGAGAGTAAAGTGTATGGTGATCCGAGTGTTCAGTTGTTTAATTAAAGATATAATGTCCTAATGAGCTGAGTTATATGTTTAGTGAGCTatggtatatatatttttttcttttataataaatGTAGTAAAGTTAGAATGAGAAGTTTCTATTAGTGAAGTAGTAGTAGTTAGGACATCTTTATTCCTTTCAAGTTATCGTATTTTGCAGAATTCCATTCTCATGTTTGTGATGTATATCTATAAAAAAGGGTACAAAATTGATGGACTCACTtaaaattagtttcttttcaaaatgaaaaaaaaattggattatgttttgatttaaccatgtgattttttaaaattaaatgaaatttgatttattatttttttataaagattttGACTAATGAATTtaaatgttttgttttaaaaaaagaaagatgaaaattaagtaaaatatctaaaaaaaaaaaaaaaacacaaattttaaaatttaaatagttatcaaatggatCATTTACCATTTAAATATTTGTGTTCAATAACTGTAATATTATGTTCCAAAAGTTATTCAAGTATAATTTTTGTgcttatttttttactttttaaatactTCATCTTAGACTAGGAATTTTGTGTAgtaaaaaacaattatttagtctttaaatttagattttgaagttttatgcatgcttattatatattattttattttgatgttttaaacttttaaatatgttatattatgCTTTTGAGCTTTATCCATGTGAATTTGGCAAATGAAACATATGTATCTAcatcaaatttttgtttaaacgattattgaaaaattaacaatgtgggttttatttttaaaacgagTCTTGTCATATATTTGAAACCACTTGTTGTtagtattttaataaattactcaacattAACATGAGATAGACACGTCTTTTATTCATGTACATGATTAATAGGCGATGATCCTGTTAAATATAAACTAGTCAATCAATCATAGCTCAATAAATAAAGTACTTACTTTATTAGGTTGGAAATCTTTGTTTACCATTCTTACAATGGTCAAACTAAAAAAACCCGTAGGAACACTTGCTTAATTAAacccatattttttttcttttgagttaGCTTAAAAGCACTATGTTGTAGATCAAGATCTTACTTAGAATGACTTTTCAAATGTATACAACTACTTTTAAGCACTTGAAAAATCATTCCAACCAAccctaaatatttaatttctaaagagATATAGATCTTAAGTAGGTAGGATTAAAGACAAATATATAAAGTCTTATACATTCCATATCAATATTATTGAATGCGGTACTTTtgtagtcaaataaaaaaaatggtaagaGGGGGTCAAAGTAAATTTAATTGACATACGTGTACTCATTTCTTTGAGAACAAACGCTTAAATCTCTCCTGATTTAtgatagaaaaataattaagaggagaaaaacaaatattttttttacggTTTGAAATTAGGTGAAATTAGATTAAATGTAATTCTTTTATGTCCAATAAGAGATTTATTTTCAAAGGAGCAAAGCAATGGAAGTCACATGAATATATGATAAATGATATAACATATTGTAAAAAGTGGAATAATAAAAAGGTTTTTTCTTTTGACCAAACCCTCATTTATGCACGTCCACTTCTCCTCCTTATCTCTTCAAAATTCCAATCCCATTTCTTTTCTCACTTTTCAATAAGATTTAGAAGATGTATTCTAACCCTTTGTcccatcaaaattttgattaaaaaaaaaaatacttcggAGTAGTCGAGCTATATCTATTTCTGTTCGAGTCATTCAAGTGTCCAATTACAAGTTGTCAtttagtaaaattttattttttgatattttttcatttgtgattgaaaacaaaacataaagaTGGGTGCAACCTGAACTGTACCcaaatattaatcaaattttgaactaGTCTATCTTTACTTAATTTAATTAGCATAACCTCCTCTGAAAAGTGTGTCACATCAATATTTAAGTAATATTGTTCACGAGATTATATCATAACTCAACTAGTATTAAACATATTCTCTCGACTCAAGGAGTTAGACATTTGAATCTCCCAACTCTACATGTTCTTaactcagaaaaaaaaaaaaagccatcTCAAATCGATCGAGACGGAATAGTTACCCCAccaaaatatgattcaaaactaaatttgtgggaatttatttttccttttatggaATGGGAAACTTTAGTATTtacataatttataattgtagaatatataatattaggaaaattgaaatatataagATGTGAGTTGTATATGATATGAGATTTGgtttaattaaaagagaaatGTCAAAGGGATTATTCACTTTATGAGTTTGATGGATCTAAATTGTTCATCCAAATTGGTGGGGGCCGAAAATTCTTATATTCAACTTAAAATGGTTCGCTTAGCTTTGATTTCTTGGAGATTATTTAAACACGGAAGGTTTGAAATGACCATTCCTCTTTTTATCATTATAACTTTCTTATACATTATTTTTGTAGGTATTTTGTTACTCAGTTTTTTTTTGTGATTTGTTGGACTGTTCTTTTAGGGATGGAATCAACTCCATTTAAAGTAGGTTTAATGGGATAAAATTAAtgtttatatagaaaaaaaaaacttacatgGATGAAAAATCGAAAATTTTCGGCTCGGGTTAAGTAACCATGTCGTTTTTAGTTATCGTAACATGGAATTCAACCTCATACTTTAAAGGAGGAAGAGTTTACATATAGAAGGAGGAGAAATTAATATCGAACTTTGAAGTTGGcagtatatatatttatgttagtTGAGCTGCACTCGTTAAAGGTGTTTATGGGTTGGCTCGAAACACTTTTTAGACCAAATCCACCCTTGATAATGAACTCAATCTGACCCAATCATGAAacatttgggttgagttggtttgggctatttagttatttatttaaatttttattctaaaaataagtaaaatactaataaatgtaaatatatacatacacatataaacttttattctaaaaataagtaaaatactaaaaatgtaaatatatacacatatatatatatgtatatatatatattatatatatatatatataatatatatatatatataatatatatatataatattatatattatatataatatatatatatattatatcttaagattaacaactcaatttcaatttatattatgaaaattttttaatccaaagtgtaaaaaattgtttttaagaaTGGTTTGAgaataattatccaaaaaaatcatgaaatttaaatatatgtatatataattgtatcataaataaaaatatactttttaaaattaataacaaattcagttggtttgagttattataggtgaacccatgaatcGAACCAACGTGTAAAAtgttcatttatttgaacccaatccAAGTCCAAAGAATTGAAAACTCAATCCAAATAGCGCATATTGAGTTGGGATGGGTTGATTGGATTTTTTAGATCATCGAATTTTTTGAACATTCCTAACACTTATTTTGACCTTA
This window contains:
- the LOC120070230 gene encoding protein HEAT INTOLERANT 4-like — translated: MRKGTKRKATRKEQDKPAEPKPKEAPSRAKRTKLPKPESEPEYFEDKRNLEDLWKAAFPVGTEWDQLDSVYQFNWNFSNLEDAFEEGGKLYGEKVYLFGCTEPQLVPFKGENKVICIPVVVAVASPFPPSDKIGINSVQREAEEIVPMKQMKMDWVPYIPLEKRDSRVDKLKSQIFILSCTQRRAALKHLKIDRVKKYEYCLPYFYQPFKEDEFEQSTEVPIIFPADPKPVFCEFDWGFDELEEFTDKLIEDEELSENQKDAFKDFVREKVREAKKANREAREARNKAIEEMSKETKEAFEKMKFYKFYPVQTPDTPDISNVKAPFINRYYGKAHEVL
- the LOC120085911 gene encoding nuclear transcription factor Y subunit B-like; the encoded protein is MSGHKRNFTTTAAAAVSPVGSPTSGNISDSSTKEQDRFLPIANVSRIMKKSLPANAKISKEAKETVQECVSEFISFITGEASDKCQREKRKTINGDDLLWAMTTLGFENYVGPLKMYLNKYRETEEEKHSLARQDDPSLSPAKSAAEQIISGKSANSVMDFQNFNSGFYSLGNQNQNQGNQKSFNIIDGVGFGESLRGFNINGVHENGEGNRARAMAAHLQQSSGW